The DNA sequence CAAACCAGCGGCGCCAAAAGAAACCCCATTTGGCAGATTATTTTGTCCGGCCCAGCCAATGAGGGTCGCGTCGTAATTCGCAATTGAAAGGCCGCAATTGTCAAGCATTTTATACATGCCATTGATAGGAGTGATGTTGGGAAAAATCCAGTCACCAATATCCTGATTAAACGCGGACGCATTTTCGAACATGCTCTGCATATTATCTACGTTGGACACATCCCAGTTGCCAATATCCTGGTTGAACACGAACGCCATGTTGAACATACGAGTCATCTTTTTAACATTGGAAACATTCCAATTTCCGATGTTCTGGTTGAAAGCGTATGCATTGCTGAACATATACTGCATGTTAGTGACGCTGGAAACATTCCAGTTGCCAATGTTCTGGTTAAAGCTGCCTGCCCCGCTGAACATGCCATTCATCGTTGTGACGCTGGAAACATCCCAGTCGCCAATGTTCTGATTGAACGAATAGGCCCCGGCAAACATTCGATCCATGTCGGTAACATTGCCTGTCTCCCAATGCCAGTTGGCGCCACTGCCTGCTAAACTGGTACATCCGTGGAACATGCCGCTACAATCGGTTACCCCACTCAAATCCGGTATATCAATGGCCGTAATATTCAGATTTTCACAGCCAGCAAAGGCATATTGCATACTGGTCCATTGAATATCACCCCATTGGACAATCTCAATTATTTTGTCACCGTTGTCCGAATAATCAAACCAGATCCTTGGAAAACTGCCTGTAATAGCCACCTGGACGGTGTGTCCGTCTGTCAGGCCGCTTATCGTATAATCACCTGTGATGTTATTAACAGTACCGCTGGCCGAATTATCGAGATCTGTCCAGGTTATATTGTAATTATAGCCGCCACCTTCGGTTGGGATAGAAATGCTGCCATCCGAAACTTTCCACTTGGTAATGAAGGCGGCGTTTTGAGCGCGTGCGTTTGCAGTGAGAAACAACAGGAATACAAGGGGGAGCGCGTAAAATTTTTTCATATCTGCTTTTGGCTTTACAGTATAAACCTGGGAGCAAATATGAATACATCGTTCTTAGGAAACATCCCCCATAGCGGGGGATGGCGGGTTGACGCTTAACGTATGGCTTTCACTTGTACTTTTCCCGCACGTTCAAAAGGCAGACGGCTTTAATAAGCTGGAGATGTTTTTATGCTCCCAGCGATGCAAGCGAAATAACATTTATGCCGTCTTGCCGTGTGTAGCTAATCCCCGTTCCTGTTATAATGTTAAGCGATTTTGGCGGGTTTATTTTTTTATCGTCCAATATGGAAATAAATTTATTGAGAGCGGCTGCGGCTTCATCAATTTGTCCTGTGCCGAGTTTTATTTCAAAAGCACACCAGTCACCATTGTATTTTTGCACAATGCTATCCACTTCCAGGCCGCTCGAATCACGATAATGATATACCTTAGCATCATTAGCCTGTGCGTACACACGCAGTTCGTGGGTAACTAACGATTCAAACAAAAATCCTGTAAAGTGCAAATCGTTTAAAAGGGCAGTTTCATTTGCGCCAAGCGCGGCAATAGCCAAACAAACATCGGTAAAATGTCGTTTTGGCGATTTTCGTAATGCCGATGATGAACGAATATGTGTATTCCAGGCAGGTTGGTCTTCTACAATCATCAAACGGTTAAGCGCATTGAGATAATCGTAAACGGTTGGTCGTGTAATACCTACATTATCTTTTTCACGAATATCACTTTCCAAAGCAGAGATGTCCACTAATGTTGCTGTATTCCGGGCAAGTGAGCGCAATAAACTTCTTACTTTTACAGGGTCACGCTTTACATCAGAAACACGGCTCATGTCCACTTCGGCAAGCAATTCCACATAAGCACGGTTTAAATCAGCTGCCTGAGTGACTCTTTTGTTTAAAAGTGTAGGGAACCCACCAACGATCATCTTATCGATGATCAATTCCAAGCTGGTGGGTTCGTCGTAAATATCAATTTTATCACTTTCAAAAGTTTTTGTAAGCTCACTTTACCAGACGAAAAACCCAGCTCCTGCCAGGACATTGTACGCATATCCACGATAGTAAACCTACCGGCTCCTGAATGCATTTTTGCTGATTCTTCGGGATTTGCCGAACCCGTCAAAATAAACTGTGCATTTTTTTTTCGGTCGTCTATTTCATGGCGTATGTAATCCCAAAGTTTGGGTTGTGCTTGCCATTCGTCAACTAAACGGGGCACGTTGCCAATCAGTAATCGTTTTGGGGCAATGTTGATGAGTGCCTGTACTTGCTCATCGCTGTCCACATTCAAAACACTCCTTGCTAATTGCTTTGCCGATTCAGTTTTTCCGCAGGCTTTTGCACCTCGTATAAGCACCGCTCCCGAAGCGTTGAGTTTTCGCTGTAACTCATTGTCTGATATACGTTTCGTATAGTCCACAACCAATGTCTAAAGTGCAAATGTACCGTTATTTTACATTTTTTTTAAGTGATTTATTTTACACTTTTTGTGCATATCACTTTACACATTTTGAGTTTCTTGTTTTACATTTTTTGGGATTTTCGGTGTAAAAATGAGGAAGGCCTATGGCTTTTCACTTGTACTTTCCCCGCACGATGTCGCGGCGGCTGGTGACTTCCAGCTTGGTGTAAATCTTTTTGATGTGCGATTTGACCGTTTCAGAGGTGATGCCCAGGTTGGCGGCTATTTCTTTATTGGTAAGGCCTTCTTCAACGGCCTGCAGGATCTCTTCTTCGCGGATCGTCAGTGATTCTCTGGAGGAGGAAGGTGGCAGAGGATGGAAATAATCGGTGATCCGGCGGGCGATGCCGGGAGACATGTAAGCCCCACCTTCGTGAACCGTGTTCAATGCCTCCTTGATCTTTTGCGGCAGCGTTTGCTTGGACAGGTAGCCCGAGGCTCCCGCCCGCAGGGCCTCGAAAATATGATGGCTGTCCTCATAAACGGTGAGCATGACCACCTGGCATTTGGGCGCTTTTTTCCGGATCAGCCGTACGCCGTCGCTGCCGGAGACTCCCGGCAGGCCGATATCGGAAAGGATAATGTCAAAATATATGTCTTCCGCCCAGGAATCCATAAACTCCTCTACCGACCCGGCATTCAGCAGGCAGGAAAACCCCGGTTCCCTGCTGAAATAACCGACCAGTGACCGGCGCACGGTGCGGTCGTCTTCGATAATTCCCAACCTGATCATTAGGACGAAGTTAAGGTATTCCGGTTATATCGTTATCCCCCATGCCGGGGGATGGTATGACATTCGTGTCAGTTTGTCGGCACGAAGAATATTCCATTGAAAATTTAGTCTTATTTTTAGAATGCTTAATCATTCCACCATGAAATGACAAGGACCTACTGCCTTTTTATACTGCTGCTCTGCCTTTGCGCCGGAGCATCTGCCCAGAAAAGTACCTTGCATTTTTCTACCGTGAAATTACCCGACGATTTTCCGGTTTACAGCATCAGGTTTATCGAACGGGACGAAGCCGGGCTGCTGTGGCTGGTTACGGGCAACGGCCTGTATCGCTTCGACGGCAGCAATCTTCTGCATTTCGATCTGAAGTCGGAACCGGCACTGCCTTCTTTTCCGGTCACGGCCTTAAGGGCCGATCAGCGGGGCAACCTCTGGCTTGGTTTCCGGAACGGCGCCGCCAGGTTTGATCTCAGAAACTGGAAGATCACTTCCTTATATGCCGAAGACTGGCCCCGGGGGCTGCCCAACGATAAGTCCATCGAATCTATTAACTACACCCCGGATGGAAGCGTGTACTACGGCAGCACAAGCGGGAAATTGTATCGCTATCGAGATCACCGGCTGCAGCTGATGCTGGACATGACGGAACCTTACGGGGAATACGGAGGGCCTTCCATCGAATCTGTACAGGAACCTTATCCCGGGCAATTGTGGCTGACCACCGGCAACGGGATGCTTGTACATCTGCCGCTGGAGGGGAGCGGCTACGGGGAACCGGTTTATTTCAAGCCGATCGAACTGAAAGAAAGAACGACCAGGATCTGTTTCGGCCCGGATGGAAAATTTCTTATTTCTGTCAGGTCCGACGGCATGTTCCTGGGTGATACCCGTGAACTGCTTAAACGCTGGCAAGCCGACAGTCTCAAACTGGACGGCCCGGTAAGGCGGGGTTATCTTCGGCGGGTTGTCCTGCCTGAGGATGATAACGGGAATATTTATTCCCCTTTCTACATAGCGGCGAAGACAGGAACAAAAGTGGCGGCGATCCTTAGCCACGACAGGTATTCCAATAATATCTACACCTTCGACTTTTCCGGCGAAGACTGGAAGCTCGAAACGCCGGCCCGCCCGGTGAACTTTCCCGGCACCAAGATCAATAAGGTCTCGGGCGATGGGTTATCCACTTTTATCTGTTCCGGGGAAGGTCTGGTCTCCCTGGGATTCCGCCAGTCGGCGCTTAGTTCGCTGCTCACCGGTTTTAATGACCCGAACAGCATCCGTACCGCTTATAAAAGCGAAGACGGGGCGCTCTATGTGAGTTCCTACCGGGACCGCTTTATTCGATATAATGAAAATACCGGCGAGCGCACCCCACTGAGCAGGATGTACATTTACAGCGTATTGCCCTGGGGCCGGGATACGCTTCTGCTGGCTACCGAGGGTGACGGGATGCAATGGTACCTGCCGCGGGAAAACCGTTTCGTGCCTATTCTGACGGACAAAGAAAGCAGCTATGTAACCGCCCTCTGCCGGATGAACGATACACTGGTTTGGGCGGGGACCTATGAGGGGATTAACCTGGTAAATCCGGTTCGCAGGATCATTTACCCCGTGTTAAAAGGGCCTCTTTTTTCCAGGTTGCAAGGCGCCAAGGTTTATGCGATCATACCCGATCCCGGCACCGCTACGAAAAGCGCCGGCTCAGGAAGAGCGGGCCGTTACCTGGTAGCCACCACGGCCGGTGTTTTCAGGATCAACGCCGCGACGGGAGAGATCGAATATTTTATTGACGGCTCGGATACGCTACAGCATACGGTCGTCTACAGCCTTCTGGAAATCGGCGGAAATGTATGGATGGGAACGAACGGACAGGGGGTGCTGGTGTCAGATGGGGTCGGGAATCTTATGAACACGGAATGGCTCGATGGAAGGTTGGCCGGCAACATGGCTTTTTCCCTCAGCAGGGTTGGCGATATCGTGCTGGCCGGCACCGACAATGGGATGAGCCTTATCCGCCTGCGGGACAGCAGCGTGACCGCTTATTCGATCTATAACGGCCTTCCCGCCGGGGAATTCAATCATTCGGCGGTTTTCAGTAATGGCAGGGAGGCTTATCTGGGTACGGTGAACGGGCTGGTCCACTGGCAGGGCGGCGAACGTTACGACAGGGACAACGAGCATGCGATAGGAAGGATCCCCGTCACCCGTCTCTTGATCGAAGACGAAAAAGACGTAAAGAAGAACGATTACCGGCTTCCATACCTGCCATCTGATTCTATTCAGGTGGTTATACCGCCGGGGACAGGCTATTTTTCGCTTAGTTTCGGTCCCGCCACCGGAACCGAACGGC is a window from the Anseongella ginsenosidimutans genome containing:
- a CDS encoding ATP-binding protein, whose translation is MELIIDKMIVGGFPTLLNKRVTQAADLNRAYVELLAEVDMSRVSDVKRDPVKVRSLLRSLARNTATLVDISALESDIREKDNVGITRPTVYDYLNALNRLMIVEDQPAWNTHIRSSSALRKSPKRHFTDVCLAIAALGANETALLNDLHFTGFLFESLVTHELRVYAQANDAKVYHYRDSSGLEVDSIVQKYNGDWCAFEIKLGTGQIDEAAAALNKFISILDDKKINPPKSLNIITGTGISYTRQDGINVISLASLGA
- a CDS encoding AAA family ATPase, giving the protein MDYTKRISDNELQRKLNASGAVLIRGAKACGKTESAKQLARSVLNVDSDEQVQALINIAPKRLLIGNVPRLVDEWQAQPKLWDYIRHEIDDRKKNAQFILTGSANPEESAKMHSGAGRFTIVDMRTMSWQELGFSSGKVSLQKLLKVIKLIFTTNPPAWN
- a CDS encoding response regulator, which translates into the protein MIRLGIIEDDRTVRRSLVGYFSREPGFSCLLNAGSVEEFMDSWAEDIYFDIILSDIGLPGVSGSDGVRLIRKKAPKCQVVMLTVYEDSHHIFEALRAGASGYLSKQTLPQKIKEALNTVHEGGAYMSPGIARRITDYFHPLPPSSSRESLTIREEEILQAVEEGLTNKEIAANLGITSETVKSHIKKIYTKLEVTSRRDIVRGKYK
- a CDS encoding sensor histidine kinase; protein product: MTRTYCLFILLLCLCAGASAQKSTLHFSTVKLPDDFPVYSIRFIERDEAGLLWLVTGNGLYRFDGSNLLHFDLKSEPALPSFPVTALRADQRGNLWLGFRNGAARFDLRNWKITSLYAEDWPRGLPNDKSIESINYTPDGSVYYGSTSGKLYRYRDHRLQLMLDMTEPYGEYGGPSIESVQEPYPGQLWLTTGNGMLVHLPLEGSGYGEPVYFKPIELKERTTRICFGPDGKFLISVRSDGMFLGDTRELLKRWQADSLKLDGPVRRGYLRRVVLPEDDNGNIYSPFYIAAKTGTKVAAILSHDRYSNNIYTFDFSGEDWKLETPARPVNFPGTKINKVSGDGLSTFICSGEGLVSLGFRQSALSSLLTGFNDPNSIRTAYKSEDGALYVSSYRDRFIRYNENTGERTPLSRMYIYSVLPWGRDTLLLATEGDGMQWYLPRENRFVPILTDKESSYVTALCRMNDTLVWAGTYEGINLVNPVRRIIYPVLKGPLFSRLQGAKVYAIIPDPGTATKSAGSGRAGRYLVATTAGVFRINAATGEIEYFIDGSDTLQHTVVYSLLEIGGNVWMGTNGQGVLVSDGVGNLMNTEWLDGRLAGNMAFSLSRVGDIVLAGTDNGMSLIRLRDSSVTAYSIYNGLPAGEFNHSAVFSNGREAYLGTVNGLVHWQGGERYDRDNEHAIGRIPVTRLLIEDEKDVKKNDYRLPYLPSDSIQVVIPPGTGYFSLSFGPATGTERLLPLFYRLGSESNWNEMGNQREINFLKTEPGSYRLEVAARTPGGTWMPGLLNIPLVVEPAFYQTAVFKLLLMLIPVLVVILLFHYRELQLQKERRLRIKIAGDLHDEVGSSLTRIWHQAAMGAPLLEAKAEVTTMDLEYDGPEPDASRLKVISETSREALATMSDIVWSIDARFDTMKDLVLRMKDYTYRLRYELDIPLAFKLSGPYENKKVSQIVRQNLFLLFKEAVNNAIKHGDDGQVSVQMTFSNDHLELQVINSCTGNGQKAADTIQGGRGLENMRRRALKMQAHLRAGREGDEFRVRVGLGC